The DNA sequence AGCACTTCCCGGACAGGACCAGAGCGTGATTTTGGATACCATCGAGAAAAGTCTGGCCCTGGCACCGGAACATGTGTCAGTATACAGCATGATCCTGGAAGAAGGGACTCCTTTCTACAAGAAAGTGGAGGAAGGGCAGCTTCAGCTGACTGATGACGAAACGGACCGTCAGTTTCAGGATCTGTTTCGCCAGCGTCTGGAAGAAGCCGGCTATCATCGCTATGAGATCTCAAACTATGCCAGGAACGGGCTGGAATGCCGCCACAATCTGAATTACTGGGATCTTGGGGAGTTCATTGGCTGCGGGGTGGCCGCTGCCGGTTTCAGCGAAGGATTGCGCTGGATCAACACGCCCTCAGTTTCGGAGTACATTCACGGAATCGAATCGGGCGAGGATGTTTCTGAGTCGGTCCATCGCAACAGCCGCGAAGATACGATGGAGGAATTCGTCTTCATGGGTCTGCGGAAAACAGCGGGAATTTCGATGGAGCAATTCTTCGAGCGCTTCGGCGAGTCCTTTGACTCGGTTTACCCCGGGGTGTGCGATCGTTTCATTGCCAACGGACTCATGGTCCGACAGGGCGATCGGCTGTACCTCACAACCCGCGGACTGGATTTGAGCAATTACATCCTGTCGGATTTCATCCTTACTTCTCCACAGGATTCGTAATGGCCAGGAAGACCAGGCAGATCTTGCGGCTGTGGAATCAACCAGGAATGATTGAGACAATTCAGAAGGTGAACCTAAGGACGAATCGAGAAGACAAATCCAGAAGACAAATGCAGAGGACAAATCCAGAGGCAAATCATACGATTCATGCCGACCATAGCAAAGCACCCGGTCTGATTACTATCAGTCCGGGTGCTTTGCTATGGTCAGGAATTTATTTTTTATGGGGCCTGGGTCAATGACAGCGTGATGACCTGATCGGTTTCTGCGGTCTGTTTAAATCCGTGGCGCTGGTAGAATCGAATGGCAGCTTCATTGCCTCGGGTGACAGTGCACCATATGGGATATTCCACCAGTGCAGTCTGCCGGATGATGCGATTCAGGGCCAGACTGCCCAGACCGCGGGACTGGAATTCATTCAGGATATTAAAGTCATCCAGTTCCACCCCCTGATCCGAGTGGATCAGGTGATACCACCCGAGAATTTCTCCCCCGACTGATATTTTTGTGTAGTCAGGCAGTTCGCTGCGGATTTCTTCTTCCATGGCCAGCCTTACCACCGTCAGATCAACCATCCGTTCTGTCTCAACAGTGGCCAGCAATTCGGCAACCGGTGCCAGGATGATCGGCAGGTCAGCCTCGGTGCAGGGGAGAAAGTCCGGTTGAAAATCAGGCTTATCTGGTGAAAACATAAGTCCAGTCATCGGACAGCTCCTCCGAGTAGGTGTAACCCTCATAATCAAAGCTTTTCAGATCCTCTTTCACGGCTGCTTTGGTTTTGGCCATATAGCGAGCCATCAGACCGCGGGCCTTTTTGGAAAAAAGCGGGATACCTACCGGTTTGCCACTGCGAATTTCCATGAACTCTACCGTCAGTACCGGAATCGGGAGAGCGGGCAGATGAAGAACTCGGGAATATTCCTTGGAGGCCAGATTGACCAGCAGATCCGCCTGAGGACTTTTGACCAGTTCCTTTGACACTTTATTGCCCCAGAACTCGTACAGGTCATTGCCCTTGTCCGTCACCAGGCGAGTACCCATTTCCAGGCGGTAAGGCTTAATGCCGTCTCGCAGGCGCAGGATGCCGTACAGACCGGACAGAATCCGGAGGTGGTCTTCCGCGTAATCCAGATCGGACGCATCGAACTCGTCAATGGCCAGACCGTTGAACACATCCCCGTTGAACAGCCAACCGGCTGGATAGGATGCTGAACGGGAAAAGGCATGGAAGCGATCATAATTCTGAATAGCGAGCTTTTCCGAAATCTTCATCAGACTCATTAGATCAGAGACATCCTTTTTCTTAAGAACTGACACCAGCTTGCTGGCATCAGAGGCGAATCTTGGCCTGGTCATCTCGATCTCAAACGTTTCTTCCCGCATGGTTTTGGCGGGGGACAATACGGCAATCATGATTCAATTCCTCCTGATTTCATTCGATTCTAATTGTATCATATTTTATTCAATCTCCTGGCAGGCTACCAAATGTGTCCTCACTCTTTGTTAGAATGTATGTACGAACAGAATGAAAGAGAGGGAAAGGATATGAATATCACAACGGAAGAAAAATATCTGAAACGGGCCATTGAGCAGTTTGAAAAAACAGGGAGGCGGTTTTATCGCGAAAATGGAATCATGGTTTTAGTCAATGAGCATACGATTACACGGTACAAGGAAATGACCCGTGAGGAGTCAATTAAAGGCTTGAAAACAAAATAATCAGCCAATCCCAATCGTTTTTCTGCGTATAGCCCATTTTGATCCGAGGGTGTTCGAAGCCGTCTGAATAATTTGGAGAATAAAAAATGCGTCTCCATATTTATCTTGATTTATGGTAATATTCTATAGGAATAAAAAAACACATATTCGGAGGGTTCGCATGAACAATAATGAGCACATCGATCAACTGACCATTAATACCATTCGTGTATTATCAGCGGAGGCCGTGCAGAAAGCAAAATCAGGCCATCCCGGGATGCCCATGGGTGCGGCCCCGATGGCATATACATTATATAAGGACTTCATGAAATTTGATCCGGAACTGCCGTACTGGGACAACCGGGATCGGTTTGTTCTGTCCGCCGGACACGGCTCCATGCTTCTTTACTCCCTGCTCCACCTGTTTGGCTATCCCATGAGCATGGAAGACATCAAGAATTTCCGGCAGTGGGATTCCAAGACTCCGGGACATCCGGAATTTGGTCACACCGTCGGCGTTGAGATGACCACCGGCCCGCTCGGACAGGGACTGAGCTCTGCCGTTGGTATGGCCATTGCGGAAACCATGCTGGCTGAAAAATTCAACCGGCCCGGCTTCCCGGTCGTGGATCACTACACCTATGTCATCTCCGGAGACGGCTGTCTCATGGAAGGCATTACCTCGGAAGCCTCTTCGCTGGCAGGCCATCTGAAACTGGGCAAACTCATCGTACTTTATGATGATAACAACATTACCATCGACGGAACGACCCACATCTCCTTTACGGAGGATGTGAAGAAGCGATACGAAGCTTATGGCTGGCAGGTTCTCGAAGTCAAGGACGGAACCGATACGGCGGCAATCCATGCTGCGATTCGCCGGGCGAAAGCACAGAAAAACAAACCGACCCTGATCAAAGTCAAGACCATCATCGGTTTCGGAGCCCCGAACATGCAGGGAACCAGCAAAGTCCATGGTGCTCCCCTGGGAGACGCGGAAATTGCTGCCATGAAACAGGAACTGGGCTGGAACTATGAACCGTTCACCGTTCCGGAGGAAGTGGCTGCCCATACCAGCGAACTGGTGGCAGAAAAGAAAAAAGTCCACAAGAAGTGGGAAAGCATGCTGAAGCGCTACGCCAAAACACAGCCGGAACTCTATGAAGAGTACGAACAGTGGATGCGCGGCAAGCTGCTGAAGGATGTGGATACCACTGCGCTGTATCACACAGAATTAGCCAAGGTTTCAACCCGCAAGGCTTCCCATGACATCCTGAATCTTCTAGCTGATCAGGTTCCCAATCTGGTGGGCGGATCCGCCGACCTGGCAGGGTCCAACCTGACCTACATGAAAGACAAGGGGGATTACCAGCCACAGACTCCGGCCGGACGCAATATCCGGTTTGGTGTTCGCGAGCATGCCATGGCAGCGATTGTTAACGGCATTACTCTGCATGGAGGATTCAAGGCATTTGGTTCCACTTTCCTGATTTTCTCCGATTACCTGAGACCTTCTGTCCGGCTGTCGGCCCTGATGGACATCGGCTCACTCTTCATCCTGACCCATGACTCGGTGGCAGTCGGTGAAGACGGTCCGACCCATCAGCCCATCGAACAGCAGGCATCCCTGGAAATGATCCCGAATCTGTATGCGTTCCGTCCCTGTGATTACCGGGAGACGGTTGCAGCCTGGATCAAAGCCATGGAAATCTCAACTTCTCCGTTCAGCATCGCGCTGTCCCGTCAGGATCTTCCGGTCCTTGAGGGAACCGGAATCAATGCGGAAAAAGGCGGCTACGTACTGGTCCATGAGACCAAGGCTCAGCCAGACCTCATTCTCATGGCAGCCGGCTCAGAAGTTCAGCATATGGTTGCCGCCCGGGAGAAACTGCTTGAGCAGGGAATCGATGCCCGTGTCGTCTCCATGCCCTGCAAGAGACTGTTTGATGACCAGGATGAGAAATACAAGGAATCTGTTCTGCCCAAGTCCGTGAAGGTCCGCATCGCCATGGAGGCCGGATTTGGCATCATGTGGTCACCCTACCTTGGACGCAAAGGCGAAGTCATCGGACTGGATCATTTTGGAGCATCCGCTCCTGGAGATGTTGTGCTTGAGAAATTCGGCATCAACTCGGAGTCCGTTGTTGCCAAGGCTCTTTCTCTCCTGGAAAAATAATATTCTCAGGCAGAATGAGACCATTCAAGCAGACCAACATCAATTAGTTCAACCAATCAGAAAACCGCCCGGCTTCAGCCGGGCGGTTTCTTGCAGACCAGAAGAAACTGACAAATACTCAGTCAGACCCCAACAGATCGGAACAGACCCAAACAGATTGGAGCAAACCCAAACAGACTGAGAAAGAATCCGCAAAGCACAAGGCTCGATCCGCAGCAAGCGAATCGAGCCTTTCAGTATAGTTTAAATTGATTTTTGGAATTGTCCCGGTGCCTGGTTATGACCGGTTCTGCGGTTTTCTGAAGGGCGCGCCTTCCAGTTCCAGCAGATAGGATTTGTGGACCGGACCGGTGGCATAGCCTCCCAGGGTGCCGTCCCCGGCGATGACCCGGTGACACGGGACGATGATGGCGATATGATTCTTGCCGTTGGCTCCGCCGACTGCCCGGCTGGCTTTCGGCTGTCCGACGCGTCGGGCCAGTTCGCCATAGGAGATGGTGGAGCCGTAGGGGATCCGGCTCAGTTCGTCCCACACTCTGGTCTGAAAAGGGGTGCCGATCTGAGCCAGGGGAACCGTGAAACGGGTTCTCTCTCCCCGGAAGTACTCGGCCAGCTCGTTGGCTGCCTGACACAGGAAGGGATCGCTGGGTGGTTCAGCGGCTGGTCGTTCAGATGAAAACTCAAGCAGGGTCAGACCCTGTGCATTGGATTCCAGATGGATGGCTCCCAGCGGACTGGAGATAATCGAACTTGCCATAGCGGACTCCTTTACGGTTCGGCCGGTTCTTCCGGCTGAGTTTCAGGCGGCTGAGTTTCGGGCGGCTGGGTTGCCGGGGGCTGGGTTGCCGGCGGTTTCGTCGACGGTGGCTTGGTTGTCGGTTTCGTTGCCGGATCGGATGTCTGTGGGTCTGTTGTCGCGGGAGGCGCTGTTCCAGGCTGAGTCGCCGGCTGCGTCACCGGTACAGTGTAGCCGTCCTCGTCCGGACCCTTGTCATATTCTTTGGGAAGAACATATTTCTGGTCCTCCAGCTTGACTTCCGGGACATAGTTTCGGGTGATGTATACTTTCCGTTCAATAAACATGGGGAAGGTCCAGGCTGTGGCCAGTTTTCCGGTAAGTTTGTTGATTTCTACTTCGACGTGGATATCATCAAAGGTCGTCGGAACCATATCCCGGAAGAACCATTCCGAAACGGTCCGGTCACCGCGGGGATCCCGGCGGGTCAGATCGGTGGGCAGGGTTCCGGAATCATAGCTGACGGGTACCTTGACGATATCATTGGGTACTGGAAGGTCTTTCACTTCTTTTCCTTCATGGGGGAACGCCATGATGGCTCCCCAGGCCTTGATTCCGCCGATCGCAGAGCTCATGCCTTCGCCGGTGGCCTTGTCGATGATCGGCTTGTGATCGTCGGAAGCGATCAGGATGGCTGCGGAGTAATATGGCGTCGTGCCGGCAAACCAGAGCTCTTTGTTGTCCTGGGTTGTTCCGGTCTTGCCGCCCACGGGCATTTTGCCGAACTTGAGCTTGGAAATGCTTTCGTTTCCATCCACAACATTCTTCAGCAGATCCCACATGATGTAGGCCGTTCCGGGCTTGATGATCTGCTCACCTCTGGGCTTGTTCTCCAGAATGACATTCCCGGCAGCATCTACGACCTTGGTATAAAGCAGGGAGTCGTTTTTAATGCCGTTATTGGCGAAGGTTCCATAAGCGGAGGCCATAATCAGAGGATTGGCTCCGTCTTTTCCATTGATATTGGCATACTGGCCCAGTGCGTACATGGACAGTCCGCGATAGCCTGCCGGCGGTAGAACCAGACCGAATTTTTCCGCATAGGTCTGGGCGGTGGGCTGACCGACAGCCTGAAGGGCTTTGATCGCTACCATATTGCTGGAGCGTCTCAGGGCATCACGGGCGTTGGTGTAACCCCACCAGCGGTCATAGGAGTTACCTGGCTTTGAGGGGTCGTTATAGTCGACATCACTGCCGGCAAAGTAGGCTTTGCGGTCTTCCAGGGACAGCGGAGAATCCTCAAAGACGGTTGCGGAATTGAAGGTCTTGGAGTCAATGCCTGCCGCGAAAACCGTCAGCGGCTTGGTCGAAGAACCAATGGCCCGAAGGAAACTGGAGGAGGCAGCCCGGTTGGGGCCGGCAGCAACCTGATTGCCGCGACCGCCGACAATGGCTTTGACGTACCCCGTGGAGGGCTCGGTGACAACCGCGGAGACCTGAGGCTGAATGATGCCGTTGGCATCAACGTATTCCTTAAAGCGGTAGTTGTCTTTATTGTTGATTTCCTTTTCGGTATGTTCCTGGAACGAGCGGTCCATGGTCGTGTAGATGACATATCCGTTCAGCGCGAGGTTCTCCTGCGCCTGTTCCCGGGTGATGCCAAGCTGTTCCACCATATCATCCAGAACCTGGGTCACGACCGGGCGGGTGAAGTACTCGTAATTGTATTTACCGCCGTTGGTCAGAGCGGTGTAGTTGAAGGGGATGCCGTTTTCCTTGATTTCATCTCGATACGTCTCGTATTCAGATTCGGTAATGAAATTATTTTTCTGCATCTGGCTCAGAACCAGCAGGGTCCGGTTGATGTAGGGCGTTGGATCCTGCTGGTTTGCCTTGGTGAAGGCATAATAAACGGAGGGCGCCTGAGGCACGCCAGCCAGGTAGGCGGATTCAATGACTGTCAGATCCTTCGCCGACTTGGAGAAGTACTGTCTGGCACCGGCTTCCACACCGTGGGCACGTCCGCCCAGAAAGATGGAGTTCAGATACGTTTCCAGGATTTTTTCTTTCGGAATGTTCTTTTCAATCTGCAGCGCCATGTAGATTTCCTGGATTTTCCGGGATTCTTCCTTTTTTGTCGTCAGGAAGGTGTTCTTGATCAGCTGCTGCGTCAACGTGGAGCCGCCCTGATCGAAATCTCCGCCGACCAGCTTGCTCAGAGCGTAGCGCAGCGTAACCGAGATGGTTCGCTTGAAATCAACCCCGTTGTGTTCGTAAAAGCGTTCGTCCTCAATGGCGATGAAGGCCTTTTGAAGATTTGGACTGATCTGGGACAGTTCCACGGGCAGACGGACTTCACTGGATATGATCCGGTCCATGATTTCGCCCTTGTCATCCAGCAGTACGCTCTGAGAATTCAAGGACAGAAACTTTTCGATGTCAGCTTCCGGGGCGTCCTTGGCAATGGCCAGAACTTTCGTTCCCAGGAAGACGGACGCAATCAGGATCACCACCAGGGTGAAGATGACCAGACCTTTGAGAACTTTCCCAAAGACCTGCAGTCCGGAGTGTCGGGTATATGTTTTTTTGGCTGTTTTTTTCACTTTTTGAGCCATGAAGGACCTCCATTTGTTAAAAGGGATAGGAATAACGGATTCATTATATCACAAGCGCGGATTCCAATTGAAATCCGTATTCCTATTATAGTGAATCCTGAGAAAATAAGATGAAGAAATGATGACAAAAAAGACTTTGCCGGATTGTTCCGGCAAAGTCTTTTTGGCTGATCCCGCAGGGGAAATCCAAATTTTCTGTTATTCTATTCGAAATTGAAGATATAGGGAACATTGCGGTAGTAATCTCCGTAATTAAGTCCATATCCTACGACAAAGACATCTTCAATCGTAAAGCCGCAGAAGTCCGGTGTCAGGCTTCCAACCTGGCGGCGAGACGGCTTATCCAAAAGGGTGCAGAACTTGACGGATCTGGCTCCCTTGTTCCGGATATGGTTCAAAACGAAATTCATCGTGTAGCCCGTATCGATGATATCATCAACGACCAGAACGTCGTAGCCTTCCACACTGTCGGGAATGTCATTGACGACTTCGACGTTGCCGGATGAATGCTCGGCATTGCCATAGGAAGCTGTCGTCATAAATCCGATCTTCATGGGGAGGTCCACTGCCCGTACCAGATCGGATGCGAAAATGAAGCTTCCGCGCAGCAAGGCCAGAACATAGAGATTCTTCCCCTGATAGTGCTGGGTGATCTCCTGGCTCAGCCGGCGAATCTGTGCATCAATTTCTTCCTTCGTGATTAAAACATGTTTCTTGCGATCTTCCATGGGTTATCCTCCGCTTATATGAACCGATGTATCTATTATAATCATTTTCTTCAGTTCGGGCTTTGATTGCAAGAAGTTTTTTGATTGGACCATTATATCCTGCCTGACCGGAATTGAATCCGGGATTCTCAGGATTTGTCAAACAAGGAGCCGTAACGTGCCTGAATTCTTGTCAGCGGCTCTGCAAATCGGTGCGCAGCCGCTTCCGGAGATGCTCCCGCGGCAATGAAGTCCCGGATGCAGGCATCGCGCAGGTCGGCCAAACAAAGATGATAGGGCCTGAGCAGGGTATTCAGTTCCGTTCGGGTGTGTCGGTTCTCAAACAGCTGACCGCTCAAATTTACCGGACGCTGCCGGATCAGTTCCATGACCGCTTCTGGCAGTGGAATCTCCCGATTCCTCTCTTGGGCATCCACTACGGGTAATCCAGAGTCGTGCTGGCGCAGAGGCAGCGTCTGCCGCTTCCAGTCGATATCGCGCCGTCTTAAGGATATCGTTTCCCGGAAGGTCAGGCCGCACAATCCCAGCAGAGCCAGCAGCAGCTGCATGTCACCGGACTGCTGGGCTACGATGTCCAGCCGCCTGGCATAAGTTGGAATCCGCGAAACTGGCACAGGGGGTTCACAAATCAATCGGAAATTGCCCGTTTCTTCAGCAATTAGCGAGACTGAACTGACTGCCGGCTGAAGCGATCCTGAATCCCCAAAGCCGACGGCAGCGGTTTTCGAATCAGGCTGTTTCGAATGCTCCAAATGATACAGGAGTCGATGGCTAATCTTCGGATCGGGTGCTTGCGGACACACTCTCTCAGTCTTCAGAGGGATCCGGTTCGGCCTGTCCGGACGGACTCGATTCTTGGATAATGAGTGCTTCATGAAAAAAACCTCCCTGGATGAGTTTTGTAAAAATTTACTTTGTTGTTTCACTCTAGCAGACTGTCCGGACAAAACGGGGGCAGTCCCGGGTTATGTACGGCGGGGTGGCTGGGTTCCATCGAATGTTGCGGAAAATGTAAGCGGGCAGGGCGATTATTTGATATGATAAAAGGAATAAACGTCCTGTGAATCAGGGACAAGGCAGGTGAATCATTTGATCTACGGCAATGTAGAAGGTGTAAGGGATGTTGTGTTAAAGCAGCTGGAAACCCTTTATGATATGAAAAGTCAGAAGTATGAAATTGCGAGCCGGGAAATTCTGGATCTGGTGAGAGCGGTGACGGAGCGGATTGATCGCGAGGTCTCAGTGACTATTGATCGACGCGGGAACGTGACAGAAGTGACCATCGGGGACTCGGCCAGCGTGTCGCTGCCGGTCATGGATACGACGGCCCGCAAGCTGTCTGGATTCCGGATTGTGCATACCCATCCCAACGGACTGTCCAGGCTGTCCGCCCTCGATTTGTCGGCGCTTCTGAAACTGAGGCTCGACTGCATGGCGGCTGTTGCCTGTAATACCGAGGATTCGCGGATATCCATCGGATTTCCTACCGTATCGGAGGGAGCGCTGGTGGCGGAGATCACCCGGGAACTGACCTGGGAGGATGCGCTGGAAGTTAATATCGAAGACAAGGTCCGATATAACCAGGAACTGCTGAAGGATTCAGAAGTCCGGGAAGATGAGACGGAACGAGCTCTGCTCATCGGCATCGAATCCTGGGAAAGCCTGGAAGAATTAAAGGAACTGGCCGACGCGGCGGATATCGAAGTGTCGGAGAGCGTGCTTCAGCTTCGGGACAAGGCAGATTCCCAGTACTACATGGGATCCGGCAAGCTGGAAGAGCTGTCCAATCTGTGCCAGCTGACCCGCAGCAATGTCATCATCGCCGATGATGAACTGTCAGGTTCTCAGATTAAAAACATGGAAGATCTGACCGGGGTCAAAATCATTGACCGCACCACGCTGATCCTGGAAATCTTTTCCCGGCGCGCCAAGACCAGAGAGGCTAAGCTTCAGATTGAACTGGCCCAGCTGAAGTATCGGATGAACCGTCTGCTTGGCCTGGGACTTGTCATGTCCCGTACCGGCGGCGGCATCGGTACCCGCGGACCGGGTGAGACCAAGCTGGAAACGGATCGTCGGCGCATTCGCAGCCGGTATCACGATCTGGCAGAAGAACTCAAGGGAATCCAGAAGATCCGGGCGACCCAGCGGGAAAACCGCCACCGTCAGGACATGCCTCAGGTTGCTTTGGTCGGCTATACCAATGCCGGCAAAAGCACGCTGCGCAACGCGCTGGCCGAGCGCAGTGCCCGGGATGCCCGGAAAAAAGATAAAGTGTTTGAGGCCGACATGCTGTTTGCCACATTGGACACCACGACCCGGGCCATTGAGCTGCCGGATCGCCGGATCATATCCCTCACGGATACGGTCGGCTTTATCCGCAAGCTGCCCCATGACCTGGTGGAGGCATTTAAATCCACCCTGGAAGAGGTCATTTATGCCGATGTTCTGGTTCATGTGGTCGATGCGTCCTCTCCGGATGCCGATGACCAGGCCGCAGCCGTCGACGAAGTGCTGGAAGATCTGGGTGCAGTCAATAAGCCCATGATTCTGGCATTAAATAAGGTCGATCTGGGCCTGAGCATGGCC is a window from the Clostridiaceae bacterium HFYG-1003 genome containing:
- the hemW gene encoding radical SAM family heme chaperone HemW, whose protein sequence is MPGLYIHIPFCKKRCYYCDFTTYTGLEGLMPDYVKALEKEVRQQMQGKQAQTIFIGGGTPTSLDDASFAHLMAIVKSQITSPEQEVTMEANPESLSLTKVRLMKEAGINRVSMGLQSTDDLILKNIGRIHDYATFLKSYSLLRHEGFTNLSFDLITALPGQDQSVILDTIEKSLALAPEHVSVYSMILEEGTPFYKKVEEGQLQLTDDETDRQFQDLFRQRLEEAGYHRYEISNYARNGLECRHNLNYWDLGEFIGCGVAAAGFSEGLRWINTPSVSEYIHGIESGEDVSESVHRNSREDTMEEFVFMGLRKTAGISMEQFFERFGESFDSVYPGVCDRFIANGLMVRQGDRLYLTTRGLDLSNYILSDFILTSPQDS
- a CDS encoding GNAT family N-acetyltransferase; this encodes MFSPDKPDFQPDFLPCTEADLPIILAPVAELLATVETERMVDLTVVRLAMEEEIRSELPDYTKISVGGEILGWYHLIHSDQGVELDDFNILNEFQSRGLGSLALNRIIRQTALVEYPIWCTVTRGNEAAIRFYQRHGFKQTAETDQVITLSLTQAP
- a CDS encoding YaaA family protein, which codes for MIAVLSPAKTMREETFEIEMTRPRFASDASKLVSVLKKKDVSDLMSLMKISEKLAIQNYDRFHAFSRSASYPAGWLFNGDVFNGLAIDEFDASDLDYAEDHLRILSGLYGILRLRDGIKPYRLEMGTRLVTDKGNDLYEFWGNKVSKELVKSPQADLLVNLASKEYSRVLHLPALPIPVLTVEFMEIRSGKPVGIPLFSKKARGLMARYMAKTKAAVKEDLKSFDYEGYTYSEELSDDWTYVFTR
- the tkt gene encoding transketolase → MNNNEHIDQLTINTIRVLSAEAVQKAKSGHPGMPMGAAPMAYTLYKDFMKFDPELPYWDNRDRFVLSAGHGSMLLYSLLHLFGYPMSMEDIKNFRQWDSKTPGHPEFGHTVGVEMTTGPLGQGLSSAVGMAIAETMLAEKFNRPGFPVVDHYTYVISGDGCLMEGITSEASSLAGHLKLGKLIVLYDDNNITIDGTTHISFTEDVKKRYEAYGWQVLEVKDGTDTAAIHAAIRRAKAQKNKPTLIKVKTIIGFGAPNMQGTSKVHGAPLGDAEIAAMKQELGWNYEPFTVPEEVAAHTSELVAEKKKVHKKWESMLKRYAKTQPELYEEYEQWMRGKLLKDVDTTALYHTELAKVSTRKASHDILNLLADQVPNLVGGSADLAGSNLTYMKDKGDYQPQTPAGRNIRFGVREHAMAAIVNGITLHGGFKAFGSTFLIFSDYLRPSVRLSALMDIGSLFILTHDSVAVGEDGPTHQPIEQQASLEMIPNLYAFRPCDYRETVAAWIKAMEISTSPFSIALSRQDLPVLEGTGINAEKGGYVLVHETKAQPDLILMAAGSEVQHMVAAREKLLEQGIDARVVSMPCKRLFDDQDEKYKESVLPKSVKVRIAMEAGFGIMWSPYLGRKGEVIGLDHFGASAPGDVVLEKFGINSESVVAKALSLLEK
- a CDS encoding methylated-DNA--[protein]-cysteine S-methyltransferase; this encodes MASSIISSPLGAIHLESNAQGLTLLEFSSERPAAEPPSDPFLCQAANELAEYFRGERTRFTVPLAQIGTPFQTRVWDELSRIPYGSTISYGELARRVGQPKASRAVGGANGKNHIAIIVPCHRVIAGDGTLGGYATGPVHKSYLLELEGAPFRKPQNRS
- a CDS encoding transglycosylase domain-containing protein codes for the protein MAQKVKKTAKKTYTRHSGLQVFGKVLKGLVIFTLVVILIASVFLGTKVLAIAKDAPEADIEKFLSLNSQSVLLDDKGEIMDRIISSEVRLPVELSQISPNLQKAFIAIEDERFYEHNGVDFKRTISVTLRYALSKLVGGDFDQGGSTLTQQLIKNTFLTTKKEESRKIQEIYMALQIEKNIPKEKILETYLNSIFLGGRAHGVEAGARQYFSKSAKDLTVIESAYLAGVPQAPSVYYAFTKANQQDPTPYINRTLLVLSQMQKNNFITESEYETYRDEIKENGIPFNYTALTNGGKYNYEYFTRPVVTQVLDDMVEQLGITREQAQENLALNGYVIYTTMDRSFQEHTEKEINNKDNYRFKEYVDANGIIQPQVSAVVTEPSTGYVKAIVGGRGNQVAAGPNRAASSSFLRAIGSSTKPLTVFAAGIDSKTFNSATVFEDSPLSLEDRKAYFAGSDVDYNDPSKPGNSYDRWWGYTNARDALRRSSNMVAIKALQAVGQPTAQTYAEKFGLVLPPAGYRGLSMYALGQYANINGKDGANPLIMASAYGTFANNGIKNDSLLYTKVVDAAGNVILENKPRGEQIIKPGTAYIMWDLLKNVVDGNESISKLKFGKMPVGGKTGTTQDNKELWFAGTTPYYSAAILIASDDHKPIIDKATGEGMSSAIGGIKAWGAIMAFPHEGKEVKDLPVPNDIVKVPVSYDSGTLPTDLTRRDPRGDRTVSEWFFRDMVPTTFDDIHVEVEINKLTGKLATAWTFPMFIERKVYITRNYVPEVKLEDQKYVLPKEYDKGPDEDGYTVPVTQPATQPGTAPPATTDPQTSDPATKPTTKPPSTKPPATQPPATQPPETQPPETQPEEPAEP
- the hpt gene encoding hypoxanthine phosphoribosyltransferase; amino-acid sequence: MEDRKKHVLITKEEIDAQIRRLSQEITQHYQGKNLYVLALLRGSFIFASDLVRAVDLPMKIGFMTTASYGNAEHSSGNVEVVNDIPDSVEGYDVLVVDDIIDTGYTMNFVLNHIRNKGARSVKFCTLLDKPSRRQVGSLTPDFCGFTIEDVFVVGYGLNYGDYYRNVPYIFNFE
- the hflX gene encoding GTPase HflX produces the protein MIYGNVEGVRDVVLKQLETLYDMKSQKYEIASREILDLVRAVTERIDREVSVTIDRRGNVTEVTIGDSASVSLPVMDTTARKLSGFRIVHTHPNGLSRLSALDLSALLKLRLDCMAAVACNTEDSRISIGFPTVSEGALVAEITRELTWEDALEVNIEDKVRYNQELLKDSEVREDETERALLIGIESWESLEELKELADAADIEVSESVLQLRDKADSQYYMGSGKLEELSNLCQLTRSNVIIADDELSGSQIKNMEDLTGVKIIDRTTLILEIFSRRAKTREAKLQIELAQLKYRMNRLLGLGLVMSRTGGGIGTRGPGETKLETDRRRIRSRYHDLAEELKGIQKIRATQRENRHRQDMPQVALVGYTNAGKSTLRNALAERSARDARKKDKVFEADMLFATLDTTTRAIELPDRRIISLTDTVGFIRKLPHDLVEAFKSTLEEVIYADVLVHVVDASSPDADDQAAAVDEVLEDLGAVNKPMILALNKVDLGLSMAGERLQVTQSDAESALAISARTGQNLEELLWTISRLLPQQYKTYDLLIPFSDQKQVSLVHAEGNVLEEDYVEEGTRLRAQLSDAMAGRLKEYIVEGQEEE